Sequence from the Fusobacterium perfoetens genome:
AATATAAAACTTTGTGACAACTGTAAGATTTGTGCCAAGGTATGTCCTATGGGATCAATAGATTATAATAATCCTGAAATTATAACAGGAATATGCATAAAATGCTGTGCTTGCATAAAAAAATGCCATACAGGAGCAAAATATTTTGATGATAAAGGATATTTATATCATAAACAGGATTTAGAGAATAGATATAAAAGAAGAGCTGAACCAGAACTTTTTTATTAAATAAAATTTATAATTAAAAAATAATTTTCATGAGTTTCGTATATGAAACTCATGAAAAACATTATTTTTTCCTCAAAAGAAGAAAATGTAGTATTTTCAATAATCAAAAAAATTATATAAAAATATAAATTTCATATATGAAATTATTTTAAAGAACTTGAGATTGAAGTTTTTAAAATTTTAATGTAAAGTCATAATGTAAAAACAAAATATATACATAGAGCATATTTTTATATAATAAAAACTTATTTTCTTGGGAGGAAAAATGTTAAAAAAAAGTGAAACTTTAGAAAGAATAATTAATACAGGAATAGTGGCAGTAGTAAGAGCTGAAAGTATAGCAGAAGCAGTAAGAATTTCAAGTGCATGCATTGAAGGAGGAGTTCCTGCTATAGAAGTAACTTACACAGTTCCAGGAGCTACAGAAGTTATAAAAGCATTAAAAGAAACATTCCCTGCTGATAAATTAATAGTTGGAGCCGGAACAGTATTAGATGCAGCAACAGCAAGAATAGCTATTCTTGCTGGAGCTGAATATATAGTTTCTCCTGGATTTGATGAAGAAACAGCAAAAGTTTGTAATTTATATCAAATTCCATATATGCCAGGATGTATGACAATAACAGAAATGATGAAAGCTATGCATTATGGAGCTGATATTGTTAAATTATTCCCTGGAAGTGCTTTTGGGCCATCATTTGTTAAAGCTGTAAAAGCACCTTTACCACAAGCTAACATAATGCCTACAGGAGGAGTAAGCCTTGAAAATGTGGAAGAGTGGTTTAAAAATGGAGTTGTTGCAGTAGGAGCTGGAGGAAAACTTGCAACTGGGTCAAGTGAATCTATAACAGCAACAGCTAAAGCTTTTGTAGAAAAAATAAGAGAAATAAGAAATAAATAACAGGGGGCTCAAAGTGGGAAGAATATTTGATTTTCATAACAGAGAATTCGGATTAGCATGCAGTGGTGAAATTTTACTAAGACTTTCTCCAGTTAATAATGAGCTTCTAGTTCAAGGAACCCTTCTTGAAAAAAATATAGGGGGAGCAGAGTTTAATGTTGCAACAGGTGTTTCTTCTTTAGGAGTAAAAAGTACTCTTATAACTAAATTACCTGAAAATGAACTTGGAAGATATGCAAAAAGAGTTATAAACTCAAACGGAGTAGACAGCAGTTTTATAATTGATGATAACTCTTTATATAGAAGGCTTGCTATATATTTTTATGAATATGGAGCTTCTCCAAGAAAGCCTAATGTAACTTATGATAGACATGATTCATCATTTCAATTTATGAATGTGGAAGAACTTAATAAAGAAATTTATGAAAAGTGTGAAATCTTCCATACAAGTGGAATAAGTCTTGGACTTTGTGAAAATTCAAAACAACTTACTAAAGATTTAATAAAGAAGTTTAAAGAAAAAGGAGGATTAATTTCTTTTGATGTAAACTTCAGAAGAAATCTTTGGGGAGATGAAGAGAATGCAAGAAAAGAAATAGAAGAAATTCTTCCTTCAATAGATATACTTTTTGCTTCAGAAGAAACATTAAGAAAGATGTTTAAGCAAATAGGAGATATGGAAACTATTATGAGAAACTTTGCTAAAGAACATAATATATCTCTTCTTGCTTCAACTCAAAGAACAGTAAATTCACCAAAATCACATAATTTTACTTCTATAATATATAACAACAAAGAGGATAAATTCTATTCTGAAAAATCTTATGAAAACATTGAAATTATAGACAGAATAGGAAGTGGAGATGCTTATGTTGCAGGTGTACTTTACGGAATTCTTAAATTTAATGATACAGAAAAAGCACTTAAATACGGAAATGCCTGTGGTGCTATAAAAAACACAATTACAGGTGATAATAATTGTGCAGGTGCAGGTCTTATTAAAGGAATAATAGAAGATCATGAATTTGGAAGCACAAGTGAGATGAATAGATAATAAAATAGCTAGCTACAATATTTTTCATGCTGAAAAATTTTTACCTTTCTAAAAAGACAGGACTGCTCTCCTGTCTTTTTTCTTTTGCAAAAAAAGAAGGAAAATACTATTTTTTATAGAATAATAAAATAGTAAGTATGTGACTTAGTCACATACAAAATTTAGAAAAAATAATATAATAATCATGTAAAGAAGATAAAGCATGATTAGTGAATTTTAAGGAGGAAACAAAATGGCAGTTCTACATGTAACAAAAGATAGTTTTGAAAAGGAAGTATTAAAATCAGATGTACCGGTGTTAGTTGATTTCTGGGCAACATGGTGCGGACCTTGTAGAGCGTTAGGACCAATTCTTGATGAAGTATCAGACGAAGTTTCATCAGTTAAAATTGTAAAAGTAAATGTTGATGAAGAGTCAGACTTAGCCGGAGAATTCAGAATTATGTCTATTCCTACTATGATTTTATTTAAAGATGGTAAACCAGTAGAGAAATCAGTTGGACTTCTTCAAAAGAATGAAGTTCTTGATTTAATAAAAAAATAATCCTAAAAACTAAAAATTAAAGTTTTACAAACTCCCAAAAAACAGATAACAGAGAGGTATCCCCTCTCTGTTATTTTTTAGTAATAAATTTTAATATTTTTAAATTAGATTAATTTTTTTAGTTTACTTTTATCTGAAATAGTTATAATTCCTCTTGAAAGTGATACAATTCCTTCAGTTTGAAAATATTTAAGCATTCTTGAAACAACTTCCCTTGCAGTTCCCATATTTTTAGCAATATAGTCATGAGTAAGGTTTAAAATATCAGTTTTTGATGAAAGAGATTGTTCTAAAAGAAAGATTGCCAGTCTTTTGTCAAAACTCATAAAGACTATCTGTTCCATAATCCACATAGCATCAGAAAAACTTTGATTTATTATGCTGCTTGTAAATCTTTCTACAACAATATTTTTATCTTTTATTTCTTTATATTTATGTGGATTTATAAGATATACTTCACTTTCTTTTTCTGCATCAATAAAAATATCAAAATTAATATTTGTCAATATACATGAAGCAGAAAGGACACATACTTCATAGGGATTAAGTTTATAAAGAGTAATTTCTTTTCCTTCTGAAGATAGCATATATACTCTTACAAGTCCTGATTTAATGACTAAAATTCCTGTACATTCAGTTGAATCATGGATATTTTCTCCAGCTGAAAATTTTTGAAGGGAGCTGTTATCCAAGATAATTTTTTGCTCGTCTTCTGTTATTTTATCCCAGAAGGGAAAAGCTTTTTGAAAAAAAATTCTACTTTCTGTCATGAATAATATCTCTCCTTTTATTATTGTCAATAAGCATAAGAATATGATGTGACTTCAGGATAAAAAAACTCCCTGCATACAAAATTTTATAAGCAGGGAAGTTTCTGATAAACTGAAAATTAAATGTTATATAATGCAATCATTCTTCTTAATCTTCCAAGAGTTCTTTCTTTTCCAATTATAGAAATAAGATTGTATAAGTCTGCACCCTTAGGTTGACCAGTAAGAACAGCTCTTAAAGGCATATATACTTTTCCAGGTCCTTCTCCAATTTCTTCAAGTGTATCAGTAAGAAGTTTTTTAGCATCATCTAAAGGAATATCTTCAGAAGGATATGCTTCTATTTTATCAAGGAATAATTTTATAGATTTTTTACCAGTTTCATCTTGAATACCGTTATATAATCTTTCAATTCCTTTTCTTTCTTTTTTATCCATATCTTCAGTTATTTCAGGAAGAGTATATTCATCTTTAAAGTAAACTTCTGATTCATCAGCTATTTCTTTTAAAGTATGAGCATGTTCTCTTAATATTTCAACTATTCTTTCAAGAGCATATCTTTCATGTTCTGTTAAAGTTTCTCCTACATATCCTTTAGCTTGGAAGAAAGGTATAGCAAGATCAGTAAGCTCTTTAAGATCTTTCATTCTCATATGTTGATTATTTATCCATCCAAGTTTTACAAGGTCAAATACAGGTCCTCCAAGAGAAACATTATCAATATTGAATGTATCTTTAAATTCTTGAAGACTGAAAATTTCTTTTCCATCTTTAAATGAATAAGCCATAAGTCCAAGGAAGTTTAATAATCCTTCTTTTAAGTATCCGTTATCTTTATACCAATTTAATGAAACAGGATTTTTTCTTTTAGAAATTTTAGTTCTGTCACTGTTTCTTAAAAGAGGCATATGAATAAATTCAGGCTGTTCCCATCCAAATGCTTTATATAGTTGAATATGTTTAGGAGTAGAAGAAATCCATTCCTCAGCTCTGATAACATGAGTTATTCCCATTAAGTGGTCATCTACAACATTTGCAAGGTGATAAGTAGGGAATCCATCAGCTTTTAATAAAACCTGATCATCTATTTTGCTGTTTTCAAAAACAATATCTCCTCTTAATCTGTCATGGATAACAGTTTCACCTTCATAAGGCATTTTAAGTCTTATAACATATGGTTCTCCAGCTGCAAGTTTAGCTTCAATTTCTTCTTTAGTAAGGCTTCTGCAGTGTCCGTCATATCCTGGAGCTTTTTTCATAGCTTTTTGTCTTTCTCTTAAGTTATCAAGTCTCTCAGGAGTACAGAAACAGTAATATGCTTCACCCTTTTCAACAAGTTGTCTTGCGTAGTCTCCATAAATACCAAATCTTTCAGATTGTCTGTATGGCCCTACAGGTCCACCGATATCAGGACCTTCTGCCCAGTTAAGTCCAAGCCAGTTAAGTGAGTCAAATATCATTTGCTCAGATCCCTCTGTATATCTGTTTTGGTCTGTATCCTCTATTCTTAAAATGAATTCTCCATTGTTAACATGTGCAAAAGCAATATTGAACATAGCAATATATGCTGTTCCAACATGAGGATCTCCTGTAGGAGATGGAGCTACCCTAGTTCTTACTTTTCTTTCCATTGATTGTTTAACCCCCAATATTTTTATTATCTAAATTAAATTTTAGCATATTTCATATTTTTTTTCTATCTTTTTATCCATCTTAAATAAGCATTAATGAAATCATCAATATCTCCATCCATAACTGCTTTTATATTTCCAGATTCACATCCTGTTCTATGATCTTTAACCATAGTATAAGGCTGAAATACATATGATCTTATTTGGTTTCCCCAACCTATGTCAGATTGTTCTCCTTGAATTTTTTTCATTTCTTCTTCTTTTTTCTTAATTTCAAGATCAAGAAGTTTTGCCTGAAGAACTTTCATAGCTTTTTCTCTGTTTAAAAGCTGAGAACGCTCTTGTTGACATGTAGTAACAATCCCTGTAGGGATATGTGTAATTCTAACAGCAGAATCAGTCATATTAACATGCTGTCCTCCAGCTCCTCCAGCTCTATATGTATCAATTCTTAAATCTCCAGGATTTATTTCTACTTCAATGGTTTCATCAACTTCAGGAAGAACATCAAGAGAAGCAAAAGAAGTGTGCCTTTTTTTATTAGCATCAAAAGGAGAAATTCTTACAAGTCTATGCACACCTTTTTCTGCTTTCAGATAACCATAAGCATATACTCCTTCAACAAGAAGAGTGATTGATTTTATTCCTACAGAATCTCCAGGCATAAAATCAAGCTGACTTACTTTATATCCTTTTTCAGCAAACCATCTGCTGTACATTCTATATAGCATATCAACCCAGTCACATGCTTCTGTTCCTCCAGCACCTGAATGAATTGTAATTATGGCATTATTTCCATCATATTTTCCATCAAGAAGAAGCTTAACATCAAGAGTATCAATTTCATGTGCAAGTTTTTTATGTTTTTCTTCAAGTTCAGGTATGAAGTCTTCCTCTCCCATATCAATGAATTCAATTAAAACTTCTTCATCATGATACATATTTTCAATTGCTTTATATTCGTTAATAAGGTCTTTATTTTCATTTATTTTTTTTATAACAGTTTGACTTTCTTTTTTGTCATTCCAAAAGCCTTCTTCTGTTGTCTTTTTTTCAAGACTTTGGACAGTATTTTCTCTCTCTTCAAGTTTTACAGTCTGTTTTATTCCTTCTATTTTTTCTTTATAGGTCTGAAATTCTCTTTTCAGTTCTAAAATATCCATAATAAACACTCCAATTAAAAAATTTGCAATTTTCTTTAACAAAGCTTAAGAAAATATTTGAAAAGAAAGCTTAAATTATCGTATGAATATCACAGCTACAGCAGTAGCATAATCTCTACAGTGTGAAATAGAAATTTCAGTATAATATTTTTCATTGAAATCTTCAATATTATTTTTAAAAATTACATAAGGTTTTCCAAGTTCATTATTTAATATTTCTATATCAGCAGGGGAGAAATTTCTTACTCCTGTACCAAGAGCTTTTGAAACAGCTTCTTTTGCAGAAAATTTTCCTGCATATGTTTCAGCTCTGTTTCCTTTTGAAACTATATACTCAACTTCTTTTTCAGTAAATACTTTATGTATAAAATTTTCTTTTGAAACAGCTTTTTCTATACGGCTTATTTCAATAATATCATTTCCTATTCCATGAAATATCATAATATTTATCTTCCTTATTTTATATTATAAATTTTCTTTGCATTTTCTGTAGTTATTTTTATTACTTCTTCAACAGGAATATTTTTTAACTCTGCAATTTTTTCAGCAACATATTTTACATATATAGGTTCATTTCTTTTTCCTCTGAATGGAACAGGTGTAAGATATGGTGCATCTGTTTCTATTACAATTTTTGAAAGATCAATTTTCTCTATAAAGTCAACGGTTTTTCTTGCATTTTTAAATGTAAGAACCCCTCCTATTCCAAAGACATATCCTTCAGGAACTTGCATTGCGCTTTCAAAAGAACCTGGATAACAGTGGAAAACTCCTTTTACATCAGGAAATTCATTTAAAATATTAATAGTATCTTCCATTGCATCTCTTGAGTGAATAACAACAGGAAGATTTAATTTTTGAGCAAGTTTCATTTGAGCTCTGAATCCTTCTTTCTGAACTTCTTTTTCATCTTCCATCCAATAATAATCAAGCCCAATTTCACCTATGGCAACTACTTTTTCATGTTTTGAAAGTTCTTCAATTTTTTTCTCAACTTCATCATTATAAGTTGATATATCTGTTGGATGAACTCCTACTACAGCATATACAAAAGGATATTTTTCACTATATTTAACACTTTCTTCAGATGTTTCAAGATCATTTCCTATATTTACAATAAATTCAAGTTCATTTTCAGCTCTTTTAAAAACTTCCTCTCTGTCTTCATTGAATTTACTGTCATTAACATGGCAGTGAGAATCTGCTGGTTTCATATAATATCGTCTCCTTATTAAAATTCTTCTATTAATTATATCATAAGTTTAATTTTTTTATATCAGATATCTATAAAATAGTATTTAGATTATTTTTTATGATAAAAGCTATGTCTACTGTAAAAATTCTTATAAATCAGAGAAACAGAAATTTTTTTATATTGATTTAAGAGAGATTTAATGATAAAATTAATAGGAATTATGTATATTATTTACTGATTTGGGCTGTGAAAAATCACAGTTTTTTTTATAAAAAACAAGAAAGTTATAAAATAACTTTTAAGGGGGAAAAATATGTTGTTTAATCCAGTAATTTTGTCGGTGACGGCAATGATGGTACTGTGTCTTTTAAAACTTAATGTTATTATTGCAATTCTTATATCTGCTCTTATTGCAGGGGTATCAGCAGGAATGGGACTTGGAGAAACAATGAGTATTCTTATAAATGGAATGGGAGGAAACTCTGAAACAGCTCTAAGTTATATTCTTTTAGGAACTCTAGCAGTAGCAATAAATAATTCAGGGCTTGCTAAGATTATTGCTCTTAAAATTTCAGGAATAGTAAAAAATAAGAAAATTTTATTAATATTTATTCTTGCAGCTATAGCATGTTCATCACAAAATCTTATTCCTGTACATATAGCTTTTATACCTATACTTATTCCACCTCTTCTTCCGCTTATGAATAAGCTTAAGATAGACAGAAGAGCTGTTGCGTGTGCTCTTACTTTTGGACTTAAAGCACCGTATATTGTTCTTC
This genomic interval carries:
- a CDS encoding bifunctional 2-keto-4-hydroxyglutarate aldolase/2-keto-3-deoxy-6-phosphogluconate aldolase; its protein translation is MLKKSETLERIINTGIVAVVRAESIAEAVRISSACIEGGVPAIEVTYTVPGATEVIKALKETFPADKLIVGAGTVLDAATARIAILAGAEYIVSPGFDEETAKVCNLYQIPYMPGCMTITEMMKAMHYGADIVKLFPGSAFGPSFVKAVKAPLPQANIMPTGGVSLENVEEWFKNGVVAVGAGGKLATGSSESITATAKAFVEKIREIRNK
- a CDS encoding sugar kinase; this encodes MGRIFDFHNREFGLACSGEILLRLSPVNNELLVQGTLLEKNIGGAEFNVATGVSSLGVKSTLITKLPENELGRYAKRVINSNGVDSSFIIDDNSLYRRLAIYFYEYGASPRKPNVTYDRHDSSFQFMNVEELNKEIYEKCEIFHTSGISLGLCENSKQLTKDLIKKFKEKGGLISFDVNFRRNLWGDEENARKEIEEILPSIDILFASEETLRKMFKQIGDMETIMRNFAKEHNISLLASTQRTVNSPKSHNFTSIIYNNKEDKFYSEKSYENIEIIDRIGSGDAYVAGVLYGILKFNDTEKALKYGNACGAIKNTITGDNNCAGAGLIKGIIEDHEFGSTSEMNR
- the trxA gene encoding thioredoxin; translated protein: MAVLHVTKDSFEKEVLKSDVPVLVDFWATWCGPCRALGPILDEVSDEVSSVKIVKVNVDEESDLAGEFRIMSIPTMILFKDGKPVEKSVGLLQKNEVLDLIKK
- a CDS encoding Crp/Fnr family transcriptional regulator, yielding MTESRIFFQKAFPFWDKITEDEQKIILDNSSLQKFSAGENIHDSTECTGILVIKSGLVRVYMLSSEGKEITLYKLNPYEVCVLSASCILTNINFDIFIDAEKESEVYLINPHKYKEIKDKNIVVERFTSSIINQSFSDAMWIMEQIVFMSFDKRLAIFLLEQSLSSKTDILNLTHDYIAKNMGTAREVVSRMLKYFQTEGIVSLSRGIITISDKSKLKKLI
- the gltX gene encoding glutamate--tRNA ligase, with the protein product MERKVRTRVAPSPTGDPHVGTAYIAMFNIAFAHVNNGEFILRIEDTDQNRYTEGSEQMIFDSLNWLGLNWAEGPDIGGPVGPYRQSERFGIYGDYARQLVEKGEAYYCFCTPERLDNLRERQKAMKKAPGYDGHCRSLTKEEIEAKLAAGEPYVIRLKMPYEGETVIHDRLRGDIVFENSKIDDQVLLKADGFPTYHLANVVDDHLMGITHVIRAEEWISSTPKHIQLYKAFGWEQPEFIHMPLLRNSDRTKISKRKNPVSLNWYKDNGYLKEGLLNFLGLMAYSFKDGKEIFSLQEFKDTFNIDNVSLGGPVFDLVKLGWINNQHMRMKDLKELTDLAIPFFQAKGYVGETLTEHERYALERIVEILREHAHTLKEIADESEVYFKDEYTLPEITEDMDKKERKGIERLYNGIQDETGKKSIKLFLDKIEAYPSEDIPLDDAKKLLTDTLEEIGEGPGKVYMPLRAVLTGQPKGADLYNLISIIGKERTLGRLRRMIALYNI
- the prfB gene encoding peptide chain release factor 2 → MDILELKREFQTYKEKIEGIKQTVKLEERENTVQSLEKKTTEEGFWNDKKESQTVIKKINENKDLINEYKAIENMYHDEEVLIEFIDMGEEDFIPELEEKHKKLAHEIDTLDVKLLLDGKYDGNNAIITIHSGAGGTEACDWVDMLYRMYSRWFAEKGYKVSQLDFMPGDSVGIKSITLLVEGVYAYGYLKAEKGVHRLVRISPFDANKKRHTSFASLDVLPEVDETIEVEINPGDLRIDTYRAGGAGGQHVNMTDSAVRITHIPTGIVTTCQQERSQLLNREKAMKVLQAKLLDLEIKKKEEEMKKIQGEQSDIGWGNQIRSYVFQPYTMVKDHRTGCESGNIKAVMDGDIDDFINAYLRWIKR
- the acpS gene encoding holo-ACP synthase — encoded protein: MFHGIGNDIIEISRIEKAVSKENFIHKVFTEKEVEYIVSKGNRAETYAGKFSAKEAVSKALGTGVRNFSPADIEILNNELGKPYVIFKNNIEDFNEKYYTEISISHCRDYATAVAVIFIR
- a CDS encoding TatD family hydrolase; this encodes MKPADSHCHVNDSKFNEDREEVFKRAENELEFIVNIGNDLETSEESVKYSEKYPFVYAVVGVHPTDISTYNDEVEKKIEELSKHEKVVAIGEIGLDYYWMEDEKEVQKEGFRAQMKLAQKLNLPVVIHSRDAMEDTINILNEFPDVKGVFHCYPGSFESAMQVPEGYVFGIGGVLTFKNARKTVDFIEKIDLSKIVIETDAPYLTPVPFRGKRNEPIYVKYVAEKIAELKNIPVEEVIKITTENAKKIYNIK